A part of Thermotoga petrophila RKU-1 genomic DNA contains:
- the ftsH gene encoding ATP-dependent zinc metalloprotease FtsH: MNRSNIWNLLFTILIIVTLFWLARFFYVENSPVSKLSYTSFVQMVEDERSVVSEVVIRDDGVLRVYTKDGRVYEVDAPWAVNDSQLIEKLVSKGIKVSGERSGSSSFWINVLGTLIPTILFIVVWLFIMRSLSGRNNQAFTFTKSRATMYKPSGNKRVTFKDVGGADEAIEELREVVEFLKDPSKFNRIGARMPKGILLVGPPGTGKTLLARAVAGEANVPFFHISGSDFVELFVGVGAARVRDLFAQAKAHAPCIVFIDEIDAVGRHRGAGLGGGHDEREQTLNQLLVEMDGFDSKEGIIVMAATNRPDILDPALLRPGRFDKKIVVDPPDMLGRKKILEIHTRNKPLAEDVNLEIIAKRTPGFVGADLENLVNEAALLAAREGRDKITMKDFEEAIDRVIAGPARKSKLISPKEKRIIAYHEAGHAVVSTVVPNGEPVHRISIIPRGYKALGYTLHLPEEDKYLVTKSELLDKLTALLGGRAAEEVVFGDVTSGAANDIERATEIARNMVCQLGMSEELGPLAWGKEEQEVFLGKEITRLRNYSEEVASKIDEEVKKIVTNCYERAKEIIRKYRKQLDNIVEILLEKETIEGDELRSILSEEFEKVVE, translated from the coding sequence TTGAACAGATCTAACATCTGGAATCTGCTGTTCACGATTCTCATAATAGTTACACTTTTCTGGCTCGCCAGATTTTTTTACGTCGAAAACTCACCTGTGTCCAAGCTGAGCTACACGAGTTTTGTTCAGATGGTCGAAGATGAAAGAAGTGTGGTCTCAGAAGTTGTGATCAGGGACGACGGAGTACTGAGAGTTTACACCAAAGACGGCAGAGTTTACGAAGTGGACGCTCCGTGGGCTGTGAACGATTCGCAGCTCATAGAAAAACTGGTTTCGAAGGGAATAAAAGTCTCTGGAGAGAGAAGCGGAAGCAGTTCCTTTTGGATAAACGTCCTCGGCACTCTCATACCGACGATTCTCTTCATTGTCGTGTGGCTCTTCATCATGAGGAGCCTCTCCGGAAGGAACAATCAGGCGTTCACTTTCACAAAGAGCAGGGCAACGATGTACAAACCCTCTGGGAACAAGAGGGTCACCTTCAAGGACGTTGGAGGCGCTGATGAGGCTATAGAAGAACTCAGAGAGGTAGTTGAATTTCTGAAAGATCCCTCTAAATTCAACAGGATCGGTGCAAGAATGCCCAAAGGGATCCTCCTTGTAGGGCCTCCGGGTACCGGTAAAACGCTCCTTGCGAGGGCAGTTGCGGGCGAAGCGAACGTACCGTTCTTCCACATCAGCGGTTCTGACTTTGTGGAGCTCTTTGTCGGAGTCGGTGCCGCGAGGGTGAGAGATCTGTTTGCACAGGCGAAGGCTCACGCTCCCTGCATCGTCTTCATCGATGAGATCGATGCCGTTGGAAGGCACAGGGGAGCGGGACTTGGAGGAGGACACGATGAGAGGGAACAGACCCTGAACCAGCTCCTCGTGGAGATGGATGGATTCGATTCGAAAGAGGGCATCATAGTCATGGCGGCCACAAACAGGCCCGATATCCTGGACCCTGCACTTTTGAGGCCCGGAAGATTCGACAAGAAAATCGTGGTCGATCCACCTGACATGCTCGGAAGAAAGAAGATACTCGAGATTCACACGAGAAACAAACCGCTCGCGGAAGACGTGAATCTGGAGATCATAGCGAAGAGAACGCCGGGATTCGTCGGGGCGGACCTGGAAAACCTCGTCAACGAGGCGGCGCTTCTTGCGGCGAGGGAAGGTAGAGACAAAATCACGATGAAGGACTTCGAGGAAGCCATAGACAGGGTGATAGCCGGACCCGCAAGAAAGTCGAAGCTGATCAGCCCGAAGGAAAAGCGCATCATAGCGTACCACGAGGCGGGACACGCCGTGGTATCCACCGTGGTTCCAAACGGGGAACCCGTTCACAGAATCTCCATAATCCCCAGGGGATACAAAGCACTCGGATACACGCTTCATCTCCCTGAAGAGGATAAGTACCTCGTTACGAAGAGTGAACTTCTCGACAAGCTCACGGCTCTGCTCGGAGGCAGGGCAGCGGAAGAGGTGGTCTTTGGCGATGTGACGAGCGGAGCAGCAAACGACATAGAAAGGGCCACGGAAATTGCGAGAAACATGGTCTGTCAGCTGGGAATGAGTGAAGAACTCGGACCCCTCGCCTGGGGGAAGGAAGAGCAGGAAGTCTTTCTTGGAAAAGAGATCACACGGCTCAGAAACTACAGTGAAGAGGTAGCGAGCAAAATCGACGAAGAAGTGAAAAAGATAGTGACGAACTGCTACGAGAGGGCGAAGGAGATAATAAGGAAATACAGAAAACAGCTGGACAACATCGTGGAAATACTGCTGGAGAAAGAAACGATAGAGGGAGACGAGCTGAGGAGTATTCTGTCTGAAGAGTTCGAAAAGGTGGTGGAATGA
- a CDS encoding B12-binding domain-containing radical SAM protein — MRRPRRPQDFLEYEKVLKFKESEKQIEETETKGDVRVALVVPSGYEVAASGLAFHYVQKLLNSHPRIRCERFFYDETFKKFYSLETQTPIDEFSIWLFSVSFENDFSNLLDILKKKDVPLSWKEREDYHPIIIAGGAVTYLNEEFLIPVADAVYYGELEKYLDLFTEALTGETKQEILSSLSRIPAVEVPSLKEHTEIAAGVDLNDFLPHSSVVPSLGVFPGKLLVEVGRGCIRRCAFCIFGKNLKPARFVKPERFEELVRNTPYREYGLISATITDYPWLEDLLDTVEKYQLKISVSSLRLDRLSERLLRTLKDSGQRSFTIAPEAGSQRIRDILKKDITDEQIENALKLARRLDFDRVKMYFIYGLEEETEEDLEAFKKLGDLAVRLGYREVHMSFNPLIPKPGTEFERRKMEPVDVLRKKEKILKDLLRGFRVDFESIRESVVQYTIAHARKEEVESWLKFFEKSDKKSLGKLIYEEGRKRLC, encoded by the coding sequence TTGAGAAGGCCGAGAAGACCTCAAGACTTTTTGGAATATGAGAAGGTGTTGAAATTCAAAGAGAGTGAAAAACAGATCGAAGAAACGGAGACAAAGGGCGACGTTCGAGTCGCCCTTGTTGTTCCTTCCGGCTACGAAGTGGCGGCCTCTGGACTCGCCTTTCACTACGTCCAGAAGCTCCTCAACTCCCATCCGAGGATCAGGTGTGAGAGATTCTTCTACGACGAGACCTTCAAGAAGTTCTACTCCCTTGAAACGCAGACACCGATAGATGAGTTCTCCATATGGCTTTTCTCCGTGAGCTTTGAGAACGACTTTTCAAACCTTCTCGATATTCTGAAGAAAAAAGACGTTCCTCTTTCCTGGAAAGAAAGAGAAGATTATCACCCCATCATAATAGCTGGTGGGGCGGTCACCTATTTGAACGAAGAATTCCTCATTCCGGTGGCGGATGCCGTCTACTACGGTGAGCTGGAAAAGTACCTGGATCTGTTCACGGAAGCCCTCACGGGAGAGACGAAGCAGGAAATTTTGAGTTCTCTTTCCAGGATTCCCGCTGTGGAGGTTCCCTCTCTGAAAGAACACACCGAAATAGCAGCAGGAGTCGATCTGAACGATTTTTTGCCTCACTCCAGCGTTGTTCCATCGCTGGGTGTCTTTCCCGGAAAACTTCTGGTCGAGGTGGGAAGGGGATGTATAAGGCGCTGTGCTTTCTGCATATTTGGAAAGAATCTGAAGCCGGCAAGGTTCGTGAAACCTGAAAGGTTCGAAGAGCTGGTGAGAAACACTCCATACAGAGAATATGGCCTTATAAGCGCCACCATAACCGATTACCCCTGGCTCGAGGATCTTCTCGATACAGTGGAGAAATATCAATTGAAGATCTCGGTTTCTTCCCTGAGACTGGATCGACTCTCGGAAAGGTTGCTCAGGACCCTCAAAGACTCCGGTCAGAGATCCTTTACGATCGCCCCAGAGGCGGGATCGCAGCGAATCAGGGACATCCTTAAAAAGGACATCACCGATGAACAGATAGAAAACGCCTTGAAACTGGCAAGGAGGCTGGATTTCGACAGGGTGAAGATGTACTTCATCTACGGACTCGAAGAAGAAACGGAGGAAGATCTTGAAGCCTTCAAGAAACTCGGAGATCTCGCGGTTCGACTCGGATACAGGGAGGTCCACATGAGTTTCAACCCGCTCATACCAAAGCCGGGAACGGAGTTCGAAAGAAGAAAAATGGAACCGGTTGACGTTCTGAGAAAAAAAGAGAAAATTCTGAAGGACTTACTCAGGGGCTTCAGAGTGGATTTCGAAAGCATCAGAGAATCTGTGGTTCAGTACACGATCGCACACGCCAGGAAAGAAGAGGTAGAAAGCTGGCTGAAATTCTTCGAAAAATCGGATAAAAAATCACTTGGTAAGTTGATTTACGAAGAAGGGAGGAAAAGACTGTGTTGA
- a CDS encoding thioesterase family protein, giving the protein MMDFEFLEGKRLTEDVALDETMVWNEDIEMLDLHLVATSALIGVVHRVSYELLSRYLPSDYTAVVVESLVRHVKAVSTGTRVAVGVRVIGVVGNRVKFRGIVMSGDEKILEAEFVRAIVPREKLRRLALEKAEKTSRLFGI; this is encoded by the coding sequence ATGATGGATTTTGAATTCCTTGAAGGAAAAAGACTCACCGAAGATGTGGCTCTCGACGAAACTATGGTGTGGAACGAAGACATCGAGATGCTCGATCTCCATCTCGTCGCGACTTCAGCTTTGATAGGGGTAGTTCACAGGGTGTCGTACGAGCTTTTGAGCAGGTATCTCCCCAGTGATTACACGGCGGTTGTGGTGGAGAGCCTGGTAAGACACGTAAAGGCCGTCTCAACGGGGACGAGAGTCGCTGTTGGAGTCAGGGTGATTGGAGTTGTGGGAAACAGGGTGAAGTTCAGAGGAATCGTGATGAGCGGTGACGAAAAGATACTGGAGGCTGAATTCGTCAGAGCGATAGTTCCCAGGGAAAAGCTCCGGAGGTTAGCCCTTGAGAAGGCCGAGAAGACCTCAAGACTTTTTGGAATATGA